A window from Populus trichocarpa isolate Nisqually-1 chromosome 3, P.trichocarpa_v4.1, whole genome shotgun sequence encodes these proteins:
- the LOC7471618 gene encoding protein RGF1 INDUCIBLE TRANSCRIPTION FACTOR 1: MVRERRYNYNNSNHNNTSSRSRNGVGGGDDDDEMMMMMSSKSMKPAWLEGLMAETFFGGCGVHESRRKNEKNVFCLLCCLSICPHCLPSHRSHPLLQVRRYVYHDVVRLGDLEKLIDCSYIQPYTINSAKVIFLNQRPQSRSCKGSSNNCFTCDRILQDPFHFCSLSCKVNHLVDQGDDLSAILYRIDESDFAFSQFEGLRMDGSEIIDDDGQITPSSIFENPSQHRGSSCSNEPEVLGKKEKKSGFLPGNFFSLSSRRKGSPHRAPLS; this comes from the exons ATGGTGAGAGAGAGAAGGtacaattataataatagtaatcATAATAATACATCATCAAGGAGCAGAAATGGAGTTGgaggtggtgatgatgatgatgaaatgatgatgatgatgagcagTAAGAGTATGAAGCCTGCATGGCTAGAAGGATTGATGGCAGAGACATTCTTCGGAGGTTGTGGGGTCCACGAGAGTCGCAGAAAGAATGAGAAGAACGTCTTTTGCTTGCTCTGTTGCCTTAGTATCTGCCCTCACTGCCTTCCTTCTCATCGCTCTCATCCCCTCCTCCAG GTGAGAAGATATGTTTACCATGATGTTGTTCGATTGGGGGATCTTGAGAAGCTCATTGACTGTTCTTATATTcag CCCTATACAATAAACAGTGCCAAAGTGATATTCTTGAATCAGAGACCACAGTCAAGATCCTGCAAGGGTTCATCCAACAATTGCTTCACTTGCGACAGGATACTCCAAGATCCATTCCATTTCTGCTCTCTCTCATGCAAG GTTAATCACTTGGTGGATCAAGGGGATGATCTCTCGGCTATTCTTTACaggattgatgaatctgatttTGCATTTTCCCAATTTGAGGGATTGAGGATGGACGGCTCTGaaattattgatgatgatggtcAAATTACCCCGAGCTCCATTTTTGAGAACCCATCACAACACAGAGGCTCGTCATGCTCCAATGAACCGGAGGTCCTaggaaagaaggagaaaaaaagtggCTTTCTTCCGGGGAATTTCTTCTCTCTGAGCAGCAGGAGAAAGGGATCTCCTCATAGGGCTCCTCTCTCGTAA